Proteins encoded together in one Kitasatospora albolonga window:
- a CDS encoding condensation protein: MTAVQPARPHTAAGRLPRVPFPVVDEVDRHCAQDAEPSTVHIEVHLPGRVEEDRLRAAFAASLARHPRALMRERPRGRFARRYEWELTEGPDRDPVTFRPAAPGALDRARADSLGSAPPLTLSPPLRVDVVEEPGREGCVLVFTVHHTALDGPACLRLAATAAEIYSGRSVPPPPAPARPASAPPPRSTGPAALARPARVAAGSTPGTVPGNAQLLAELPVPRRESGAPYTVNDQLMVATALTVADWNRQRGAGERPLRITMPVDDRTRGPRMPIGNGTRLVEVGFGAAEVASGADIPALLRLTAERTRALKAEPRPQLGRSAALLTTPLLPVAARAAYTRGLRVLAGPWTSTTLLSNVGRVPYPLDFGEAGRSRALWMSAPARLPRGLTFTTASTDGRLHLALRWSRTLLSDEDGGALLALFTRHLAAISSEAP; the protein is encoded by the coding sequence ATGACCGCCGTCCAGCCCGCCCGGCCGCACACCGCGGCCGGGCGGCTGCCCCGGGTGCCGTTCCCCGTCGTCGACGAGGTGGACCGGCACTGCGCCCAGGACGCCGAGCCGAGCACCGTGCACATCGAGGTGCATCTGCCCGGCCGGGTCGAGGAGGACCGGCTGCGCGCCGCGTTCGCCGCGTCGCTGGCCCGCCATCCGCGGGCGCTGATGCGGGAGCGCCCGCGCGGCCGGTTCGCCCGGCGGTACGAGTGGGAGCTCACCGAAGGACCGGACCGGGACCCGGTCACCTTCCGCCCGGCCGCGCCCGGGGCGCTCGACCGGGCGCGGGCGGATTCCCTCGGCAGCGCCCCGCCGCTCACGCTCTCCCCGCCGCTGCGGGTGGACGTGGTGGAGGAGCCCGGCCGGGAGGGATGCGTGCTGGTGTTCACCGTGCACCACACCGCGCTCGACGGGCCCGCCTGTCTGCGGCTGGCGGCCACCGCAGCCGAGATCTACAGCGGGCGGTCCGTCCCTCCGCCGCCCGCCCCCGCCCGTCCGGCCTCCGCGCCGCCGCCCCGGAGCACCGGTCCGGCGGCCCTGGCCCGGCCGGCCCGGGTGGCGGCGGGCAGCACCCCGGGCACGGTGCCGGGCAACGCCCAGCTGCTGGCCGAACTGCCGGTGCCGCGGCGGGAGTCCGGCGCGCCCTACACGGTCAACGACCAGCTGATGGTGGCCACCGCGCTGACGGTGGCCGACTGGAACCGGCAGCGCGGGGCGGGCGAGCGCCCGCTGCGGATCACCATGCCGGTCGACGACCGCACCCGGGGGCCCCGGATGCCGATCGGCAACGGCACCCGGCTGGTCGAGGTCGGCTTCGGAGCGGCGGAGGTGGCGTCCGGTGCGGACATCCCCGCGCTGCTGCGCCTGACCGCCGAGCGCACCCGCGCCCTGAAGGCGGAGCCGCGTCCGCAGCTGGGCCGTTCGGCCGCGCTGCTGACCACCCCGCTGCTGCCGGTCGCCGCACGTGCGGCGTACACCCGGGGGCTGCGGGTGCTGGCGGGGCCGTGGACCTCCACGACCCTGCTCAGCAACGTCGGCCGCGTCCCCTACCCGCTGGACTTCGGCGAGGCGGGAAGATCCCGTGCCCTGTGGATGTCCGCGCCCGCCCGGCTCCCGAGGGGGCTGACCTTCACCACCGCGTCCACGGACGGCAGGCTGCATCTGGCCCTGCGCTGGTCGCGGACCCTGCTGAGCGACGAGGACGGCGGGGCGCTGCTCGCCCTGTTCACCCGTCATCTGGCCGCGATATCCTCGGAGGCGCCGTGA
- a CDS encoding SAM-dependent methyltransferase → MTGTVSPPPGLRDFYENPAVPVASGDGRSRRQARLLADALRGRPGQVIVDVGCGDGTAAATAAPILTGHRLIGVDWSQDALRRARPRMGSVVRGELEHGGLPLADGCADAVLFSEILEHLVDPDQALDELRRILKPGGHLMLSTPNLAAWYNRALLLAGVQPVFSEVSLRGIHGRPGSEVVGHLRLYTARALRSFLTASGFEDVTITGAPFHGVPRPLRLLDRAACAVPGAASILLAHARRR, encoded by the coding sequence GTGACCGGCACCGTTTCTCCCCCGCCCGGCCTGCGGGACTTCTACGAGAACCCGGCCGTCCCGGTGGCGTCCGGCGACGGGCGCAGCAGGCGCCAGGCGCGGCTGCTGGCCGACGCCCTGCGCGGACGGCCGGGCCAGGTCATCGTGGACGTCGGCTGCGGCGACGGGACGGCCGCCGCGACCGCCGCGCCGATCCTGACCGGGCACCGGCTGATCGGCGTCGACTGGTCGCAGGACGCCCTGCGCCGGGCCCGCCCCCGGATGGGTTCGGTGGTCCGGGGCGAGCTGGAGCACGGCGGGCTGCCGCTCGCCGACGGGTGCGCGGACGCGGTGCTGTTCAGCGAGATCCTGGAGCACCTCGTCGACCCGGACCAGGCGCTGGACGAGCTGCGGCGCATCCTGAAGCCCGGCGGCCATCTGATGCTGTCCACCCCGAACCTGGCCGCCTGGTACAACCGGGCGCTGCTGCTGGCCGGGGTGCAGCCGGTGTTCTCGGAGGTCAGCCTGCGCGGCATCCACGGCCGCCCCGGCTCCGAGGTGGTGGGCCATCTGCGGCTGTACACCGCCCGGGCGCTGCGCTCCTTCCTGACCGCCTCCGGCTTCGAGGACGTGACGATCACGGGCGCCCCCTTCCACGGGGTGCCGCGCCCGCTGCGGCTG